The Sphingosinicella humi genome has a window encoding:
- a CDS encoding TlpA disulfide reductase family protein: MPDVVTLGPLAFPLERLLAVGLTWAFLASSLWLVRHKGQRATRTPWLSLGIGIVAARVSFVVSHWESYRSDPATVLYLWQGGFEPLAGIVAAAAVLVVGMGSFRKAAGSMLVLAVASGIWIGYLQFEAQRPRPPFPAGIRLVDLAGRPMSLDALRGRPFVVNLWASWCGPCRREMPMFVEVASTTPEVAVLLVNQGEDQRLIQRFLEDEGLPAGNILSDRGASLMRLTGSSGLPTTFFVRPDGRIEETHMGELSRAALLRGIDQLPRL, encoded by the coding sequence ATGCCTGATGTTGTGACGCTTGGCCCGTTGGCCTTTCCGCTGGAGCGCCTCCTTGCCGTGGGGTTGACGTGGGCGTTCCTTGCGAGCTCGCTGTGGCTGGTTCGGCATAAGGGGCAGCGGGCGACACGCACGCCGTGGCTATCGCTCGGGATCGGCATCGTGGCTGCTCGCGTGAGCTTCGTCGTATCGCATTGGGAGTCGTATCGGTCCGACCCGGCAACGGTGCTATACCTCTGGCAAGGTGGGTTCGAACCTCTTGCGGGCATCGTCGCCGCTGCGGCCGTCCTCGTCGTGGGCATGGGGAGCTTTCGCAAGGCTGCTGGATCTATGCTCGTTCTAGCGGTCGCGAGCGGGATTTGGATCGGCTACCTTCAATTCGAAGCACAGCGGCCCCGCCCGCCATTCCCCGCAGGAATCCGGCTCGTCGACCTTGCCGGTCGGCCGATGTCGCTGGACGCCCTTCGCGGGAGGCCGTTTGTGGTCAACCTGTGGGCCTCGTGGTGCGGGCCATGCCGCCGTGAAATGCCGATGTTCGTCGAGGTGGCCTCGACGACGCCGGAGGTTGCGGTGCTGCTGGTCAACCAAGGCGAGGACCAGCGCCTGATCCAGCGCTTCCTGGAGGATGAGGGGCTGCCTGCCGGGAACATTCTCTCGGATCGCGGCGCGTCTCTGATGCGGCTGACCGGCAGCTCTGGCCTTCCCACGACTTTTTTCGTGAGACCGGACGGACGCATCGAGGAAACCCACATGGGGGAATTGTCGCGAGCCGCGTTGCTGCGGGGGATAGACCAGTTGCCTCGATTGTAG
- a CDS encoding TIGR01244 family sulfur transferase, whose product MDLTRLSDQLATGPQVRPEQLREIAASGFVGVINNRPDGEAPDQPSSLELEAEAKRVGLAYWHVPVVPGAMTDSDIRAFAAALGEADGPVLAFCRTGNRSTALWKASQAVS is encoded by the coding sequence ATGGACCTCACACGACTTTCCGATCAGCTCGCAACGGGGCCGCAGGTGCGGCCCGAGCAGCTCCGCGAGATTGCCGCCTCTGGCTTCGTCGGTGTCATCAACAACCGGCCGGACGGTGAAGCCCCCGATCAACCGAGTTCGCTCGAACTCGAGGCTGAAGCGAAGCGGGTCGGTCTTGCCTACTGGCATGTGCCCGTCGTGCCTGGCGCTATGACCGACAGCGACATCCGCGCCTTTGCCGCCGCCCTCGGCGAGGCGGACGGCCCGGTGCTCGCCTTCTGTCGAACGGGGAACCGGTCGACCGCTCTTTGGAAGGCTTCGCAGGCGGTCTCCTGA
- a CDS encoding DUF6691 family protein, translated as MRKFLPGLIVGAIFGAGLALSDMVNPARVQAFLDVAGAWDPTLIFVMGAALVPSAIAYRVRGRMTRPLLGDRFSIPASRTLDRQLLIGAGMFGIGWGLVGFCPGPAVAGLVLGAWQPWLFVVAMLAGMTLHHVFTATRAPAPAYEG; from the coding sequence ATGCGTAAATTTCTTCCGGGGCTGATCGTGGGCGCCATTTTCGGCGCGGGCCTCGCCCTCTCGGACATGGTCAATCCGGCGCGCGTGCAGGCGTTTCTCGACGTTGCCGGCGCCTGGGACCCGACCCTGATTTTCGTCATGGGCGCGGCCCTCGTGCCGTCCGCCATCGCTTATCGGGTCCGCGGCCGGATGACTCGGCCGCTGCTCGGCGACCGTTTCTCCATACCTGCGAGCCGTACGCTCGACCGCCAGCTACTCATCGGCGCCGGCATGTTCGGGATCGGCTGGGGTCTCGTGGGCTTCTGCCCCGGACCCGCCGTCGCCGGCCTAGTGCTAGGCGCATGGCAACCGTGGCTGTTCGTCGTCGCAATGCTCGCCGGAATGACGCTGCACCACGTCTTCACCGCAACTCGGGCCCCTGCGCCCGCATACGAAGGATAA
- a CDS encoding hemerythrin domain-containing protein, with the protein MTDALEREMLQMLREHEAIRNALTRFRATAERNGREDYVRLADNLAAHAREEEVILYPAAILIGRYVAQTAPQQQ; encoded by the coding sequence ATGACGGACGCGCTTGAGCGCGAAATGCTTCAGATGCTCCGCGAACACGAAGCCATTCGGAACGCCCTGACCCGGTTTCGCGCCACCGCTGAGCGCAACGGACGCGAGGATTATGTGCGCTTGGCCGACAATCTCGCAGCGCATGCTCGTGAGGAGGAGGTAATCCTTTATCCCGCAGCCATTCTGATCGGACGCTACGTGGCGCAAACTGCGCCTCAGCAACAATGA
- a CDS encoding sulfite exporter TauE/SafE family protein, which produces MLDTIQYLLGAGSGVLVGFVLGLVGGGGSILAVPLMVYLVGVPSPHVAIGTSALAVAANALTGLLNHVRHGNVKWRCSLVFAAAGIVGAFAGSTAGKAFDGQKLLFLFAIVMVVIGVLMLRNRRREGDPSVVLGRENAPKLVGYGAGTGLFSGFFGIGGGFLIVPGLVAATGMPMINAVGSSLVAVSAFGLTTAANYAFSGLVDWALAAVFILGGIAGGLIGARLAKRLSGTQGRLTTVFAGLIFVVAAYMLWQSPAVF; this is translated from the coding sequence ATGCTCGATACCATTCAATATCTGCTTGGAGCCGGATCGGGCGTGCTGGTCGGGTTCGTCCTTGGTCTGGTCGGCGGCGGAGGCTCCATCCTCGCCGTCCCCCTCATGGTCTATCTGGTGGGCGTCCCCAGTCCGCATGTCGCGATCGGCACCAGCGCGCTCGCAGTCGCGGCCAATGCGCTGACCGGGCTGCTCAACCACGTGCGCCACGGAAACGTGAAATGGCGATGCTCGCTGGTCTTCGCTGCCGCCGGAATCGTTGGCGCGTTTGCAGGATCCACCGCAGGGAAGGCGTTCGACGGACAGAAGCTGCTCTTCCTGTTCGCGATCGTCATGGTCGTCATCGGCGTGCTGATGCTGCGCAACCGACGCCGCGAGGGTGATCCTTCCGTCGTCCTCGGTCGGGAGAACGCACCCAAGCTCGTTGGCTATGGCGCTGGCACCGGATTGTTCTCCGGCTTCTTCGGCATCGGCGGCGGGTTCCTTATCGTTCCGGGCCTGGTCGCCGCGACCGGCATGCCGATGATCAACGCGGTCGGTTCCTCGCTTGTGGCGGTGAGCGCGTTCGGACTGACGACTGCCGCGAACTATGCCTTCTCCGGCCTGGTGGACTGGGCGCTCGCGGCTGTCTTCATCCTCGGAGGGATAGCCGGTGGTCTCATCGGCGCGCGCCTGGCTAAGCGCCTCTCTGGCACGCAAGGTCGCCTGACTACCGTCTTCGCCGGGCTGATCTTCGTCGTCGCCGCCTATATGTTATGGCAGAGCCCCGCCGTGTTCTGA
- a CDS encoding cation-translocating P-type ATPase, with protein MPPNEGLSEQEATAFRKRFGNNMIAEQAPRSRAAMVRDAAGDPMLWFLLLTSGLFGLLGQYTDAAVLLVAIAPLTGMDLYLHRRTQASIEGLSSVLAGEATVLRDGVRGRIAADQLVAGDLAIVVPGETFPADGVIIAGTGLQAEESSLTGEAFPVAKHPHRGSAAPPEEAWSFAGTRLLTGEAHVRILLVGGDTLYGEVVKSVVEGPQGRTPLQDAVARLVRILLAAALAICLLLAAVRLWQGFGWVDAFLSAATLAVAAIPEEFPVVLTFFLGVGVYRLARRRALVRQAVAVETIGRASAICSDKTGTITEGRLAFSDAVPATAMDEKWLMTVAALAARAESGDPLDSAILERAPPAGAGWERVRLFPFTEDRRRESAFWTRPEEPMLAAIKGAPETILDLCDMKTQERDHWLDVVRGLSAQGKKVLGCGWLTFEKAPAAEPESGFRFAGLITVTDPIRTGVREAMVEARQAGIQVVMLTGDHLETAAAIAREAGLAEAPVPISGNHLEEALSDLGGDELQQLSVVARASPTQKVLVVKALQRSGRIVAVTGDGVNDAPALRAADVGIAMGLRGTRSAREVSQIVLMDDNFSTIVVAIAEGRQLFQNLRMSFAFLLMVHIPLVATAAIIPLLGFPLLYLPVHIVWLELLIHPAAILGFQKPVDDSLAGRSPTPASFFAGFEWAVILLTGLAVAAAVLTVFVLTVHGGEEAEHARSMAFVTLVVSLAILLLTLSRGGTRAAWLVALCAFASAFVFIRVERFAALAHLHALQTNDWVVALLAGIVPGLGAIFMCWRPGPALTSPHVGSSRS; from the coding sequence ATGCCTCCGAATGAGGGACTTTCCGAACAGGAGGCGACGGCATTTCGGAAGCGCTTCGGGAACAACATGATAGCCGAGCAGGCACCTCGGTCGCGAGCGGCGATGGTCCGAGACGCTGCAGGCGATCCTATGCTGTGGTTCCTGCTGCTGACAAGCGGCCTGTTCGGCCTCTTGGGGCAATATACGGATGCGGCGGTGCTGCTGGTCGCGATCGCGCCATTGACGGGAATGGATCTCTATCTCCACCGTCGCACCCAGGCATCGATCGAGGGACTGAGCAGCGTGCTTGCGGGAGAGGCGACCGTCCTGCGCGACGGGGTGCGGGGCCGGATCGCCGCCGATCAGCTGGTGGCCGGCGACCTCGCCATTGTCGTACCCGGTGAGACCTTTCCAGCCGACGGGGTGATCATTGCCGGCACCGGGCTGCAGGCGGAGGAGTCCTCCCTGACGGGGGAAGCCTTTCCCGTTGCAAAACATCCGCATCGCGGATCGGCGGCACCCCCCGAGGAAGCGTGGTCCTTCGCCGGCACACGGCTCCTGACCGGGGAAGCCCATGTTCGAATCCTGCTGGTCGGCGGCGACACTCTCTACGGTGAGGTCGTAAAGTCGGTCGTCGAGGGTCCTCAGGGCCGAACGCCTCTTCAGGATGCCGTGGCCCGGCTCGTAAGGATTCTGCTCGCTGCCGCGCTCGCCATCTGCCTCCTGCTCGCTGCGGTGCGGCTGTGGCAAGGCTTCGGGTGGGTCGATGCCTTCCTCAGCGCCGCCACCCTCGCTGTCGCCGCCATCCCGGAGGAGTTTCCGGTTGTCCTCACCTTTTTCCTCGGCGTCGGCGTTTACCGGCTCGCCAGGCGAAGAGCGTTGGTGCGCCAAGCCGTCGCCGTCGAGACTATCGGACGCGCATCGGCGATCTGCAGCGACAAGACGGGCACCATCACCGAAGGGCGACTTGCGTTCAGCGACGCGGTGCCGGCTACAGCCATGGACGAGAAGTGGCTGATGACGGTCGCCGCCCTTGCTGCGCGAGCTGAGTCCGGCGATCCGCTCGACTCGGCCATCCTCGAGCGGGCCCCGCCGGCAGGGGCCGGATGGGAGCGAGTGCGCCTATTCCCCTTCACCGAAGATCGCCGCCGGGAGAGCGCTTTCTGGACAAGGCCCGAAGAGCCGATGCTGGCGGCGATAAAGGGCGCGCCCGAAACGATTCTGGACCTGTGCGACATGAAGACACAGGAAAGGGACCACTGGCTCGACGTGGTGCGCGGCCTCTCGGCGCAGGGCAAGAAGGTCCTCGGCTGCGGCTGGCTCACTTTCGAGAAAGCGCCGGCGGCGGAGCCGGAGAGCGGTTTCCGGTTCGCAGGGCTGATCACGGTGACGGACCCGATACGCACTGGCGTCCGCGAAGCGATGGTCGAGGCGCGGCAGGCGGGCATACAGGTCGTGATGCTGACGGGTGATCATCTCGAGACGGCGGCTGCGATCGCGAGAGAAGCGGGGCTGGCCGAGGCGCCGGTCCCGATCTCGGGCAATCACCTTGAGGAAGCGCTCTCGGACTTGGGCGGGGACGAACTGCAGCAATTGAGCGTCGTCGCGCGAGCCAGTCCCACCCAGAAGGTGCTTGTCGTGAAGGCGCTGCAGCGCTCGGGACGCATCGTCGCGGTCACCGGCGATGGGGTGAACGACGCTCCAGCCCTGCGAGCAGCGGACGTCGGCATCGCTATGGGATTACGCGGGACCCGCAGCGCACGGGAAGTCAGCCAGATCGTGCTCATGGACGACAATTTCAGCACGATCGTCGTCGCAATCGCGGAAGGCAGGCAACTCTTCCAGAACCTCCGGATGAGCTTCGCCTTCCTGCTAATGGTCCATATTCCCCTGGTCGCGACAGCCGCGATCATCCCCTTACTGGGATTTCCGCTGCTCTACCTTCCGGTCCACATCGTTTGGCTTGAGCTGCTGATCCATCCAGCCGCTATATTGGGCTTTCAGAAACCCGTAGACGACAGTCTCGCGGGGCGAAGTCCAACCCCAGCCAGCTTTTTCGCCGGATTCGAGTGGGCGGTGATCCTGCTCACCGGCTTGGCCGTCGCTGCGGCGGTACTCACCGTCTTCGTCCTGACAGTGCACGGAGGAGAAGAAGCTGAACATGCACGTTCGATGGCCTTCGTTACGCTCGTAGTGTCATTGGCGATCCTGCTGCTCACGCTGAGTCGAGGAGGTACTCGCGCGGCATGGCTGGTGGCACTCTGCGCTTTCGCCTCGGCCTTCGTTTTCATCCGGGTTGAGAGGTTCGCTGCGCTGGCGCATTTGCATGCACTGCAAACGAATGATTGGGTGGTGGCCCTCCTAGCCGGCATCGTCCCAGGGCTTGGTGCTATCTTTATGTGCTGGAGGCCCGGCCCGGCTCTGACCTCGCCGCACGTCGGATCGTCACGTTCTTGA
- a CDS encoding MBL fold metallo-hydrolase: MDINLERAASQINAVLQGKIRTPHVEAFFDEPTFTASYVVHDPATKAAAIIDSVLDFDQPSGRTSFKSADAMIAYVEAEGLNVEWLLETHAHADHLSAAPYLQEKLGGKLVIGAEIVTVQNVFGKIFNEGTRFARDGSQFDRLLVDGDKLMIGEIPLIALHVPGHTPADMAYIIGDAVFTGDTMFMPDYGSARADFPGGDARQLYQSVRRLMKLPDQSRVFLCHDYKAPNRDEYVWETTMLAERTGNVHVHEGVSEDDFVEMRTQRDATLSMPKLILPSIQVNMRGGRMPEPEENGVSYLKLPLNQL, from the coding sequence ATGGACATCAATCTCGAGCGCGCCGCGTCTCAGATCAATGCGGTGCTGCAGGGGAAGATCCGCACACCGCACGTGGAGGCCTTCTTCGACGAGCCGACCTTCACGGCGAGCTACGTCGTTCACGACCCCGCCACCAAGGCTGCGGCGATCATCGACAGCGTGCTCGACTTCGATCAGCCGTCGGGACGGACCAGCTTTAAGTCCGCCGACGCCATGATCGCCTATGTCGAGGCGGAAGGGCTCAATGTCGAATGGCTGCTCGAGACCCACGCGCATGCCGATCACCTCTCGGCCGCGCCCTATCTCCAGGAGAAGTTGGGCGGGAAGCTCGTGATCGGCGCCGAGATCGTCACCGTGCAGAATGTGTTTGGCAAGATCTTCAACGAAGGCACCCGCTTCGCCCGGGACGGCTCGCAGTTCGACCGCCTGCTCGTCGATGGCGACAAGCTGATGATCGGCGAGATCCCCCTGATCGCGCTTCACGTCCCTGGCCACACGCCTGCGGACATGGCGTACATCATCGGCGACGCGGTGTTCACCGGCGATACCATGTTCATGCCCGATTACGGCTCGGCACGGGCAGATTTTCCCGGCGGTGATGCGCGCCAGCTTTACCAATCGGTGCGCCGCCTGATGAAGCTGCCGGATCAGAGCCGCGTATTCCTCTGCCACGACTACAAAGCGCCGAACCGCGACGAATATGTCTGGGAAACGACGATGCTCGCCGAGCGGACAGGTAACGTCCACGTCCACGAGGGCGTCAGCGAGGATGATTTCGTCGAGATGCGCACGCAGCGCGATGCAACCCTTTCGATGCCGAAGCTCATCCTGCCGTCGATTCAGGTCAACATGCGCGGCGGACGGATGCCGGAGCCCGAGGAAAACGGCGTCAGCTACCTCAAGCTCCCGCTCAACCAGCTCTAA
- a CDS encoding acyl-CoA thioesterase, which produces MFRHPIQIAAADIDDMGHVNNAVYLRWVQEAVVGYWRKTAPAESVAAHLWVALKHEISYRRPTFLNDVVVADVVAEQVKGARAFFSTIIRRGEDVLAEVKSCWCCLDAATGRPARLAQAVVARFIPE; this is translated from the coding sequence ATGTTTCGTCACCCCATCCAGATCGCAGCCGCCGATATCGACGACATGGGCCATGTGAACAACGCGGTGTATCTGCGCTGGGTACAGGAAGCGGTTGTCGGTTATTGGCGTAAGACGGCCCCTGCCGAATCGGTTGCGGCGCATCTGTGGGTCGCGCTCAAGCACGAGATCAGTTACCGCCGCCCCACATTCCTCAATGACGTGGTCGTGGCCGATGTGGTCGCGGAGCAGGTGAAGGGCGCGCGCGCCTTCTTCAGCACGATCATCAGGCGAGGCGAGGATGTGCTCGCCGAGGTGAAAAGCTGCTGGTGCTGCCTGGATGCCGCCACCGGCCGCCCGGCGCGCTTGGCGCAGGCTGTCGTCGCCCGCTTCATTCCCGAGTGA
- a CDS encoding DUF1244 domain-containing protein, whose amino-acid sequence MPDTLAVPDAVAAAAFWRLVRHLQHRTDVQNVDMMGRTGFCRNCLSKWLEEAAEEGGASLGKGTARAAVYGMPYDDWKARHQTDATPEQLERMQQSVARNRD is encoded by the coding sequence ATGCCCGATACCCTGGCAGTCCCGGATGCTGTGGCGGCGGCCGCCTTCTGGCGGCTTGTCCGTCACCTGCAGCATCGAACGGATGTGCAGAATGTGGATATGATGGGACGGACCGGCTTTTGCCGCAATTGTCTGTCGAAATGGCTGGAGGAAGCCGCCGAGGAGGGCGGCGCATCGCTCGGCAAGGGGACTGCCCGCGCGGCTGTCTATGGCATGCCGTACGACGACTGGAAGGCCCGTCACCAGACGGACGCGACGCCGGAGCAGCTGGAGCGAATGCAGCAAAGCGTCGCGCGCAATCGGGATTGA
- a CDS encoding ArsR/SmtB family transcription factor, giving the protein MQPDLVNQFSRHAAEAVGLLRALASEPRLLVLCYLAEAGEMSAGELTEQVGLSQSALSQHLAKLREEELVATRKEAQMVFYRVCDPKAEQLLALLHDLFCPDLGQESATGTKGS; this is encoded by the coding sequence ATGCAGCCTGACCTCGTCAACCAGTTCAGCCGTCACGCCGCCGAGGCAGTGGGCTTGCTAAGGGCATTGGCCAGCGAGCCGCGCCTGCTCGTGCTCTGCTACCTCGCCGAGGCCGGCGAAATGTCCGCTGGTGAGCTCACGGAGCAGGTGGGCCTCAGCCAATCGGCTTTGTCGCAACACCTCGCCAAGCTGCGCGAGGAAGAGCTCGTCGCCACCAGGAAGGAGGCCCAGATGGTCTTCTACCGCGTCTGCGATCCGAAGGCAGAGCAGTTGCTCGCGCTTCTCCATGACCTCTTCTGCCCAGACCTTGGGCAGGAGAGCGCCACCGGGACCAAGGGAAGTTGA
- the ric gene encoding iron-sulfur cluster repair di-iron protein: MTHVQTIEPLGQRNVGEIAANMAGATGVFRRFGIDFCCHGDVPLDEAAQARGIEIELLHGALLELDGTADASAIPDGTAELTDHIVARYHEVHRRQVPELIMLSRRVEQVHAGKPGVPAGLADVLQHALGELEVHMRKEELILFPAMRRQGAGPLDGPIAQMREDHVDHGALLERMAELTGDFTVPEGGCGTWRALYAGAMQFRDDLIEHIHIENNILFPRFESRAAS, from the coding sequence GTGACACATGTCCAAACCATAGAGCCTCTGGGGCAGCGCAATGTCGGCGAGATCGCCGCCAATATGGCAGGAGCGACGGGCGTTTTCCGGCGTTTCGGGATCGACTTTTGCTGCCATGGCGACGTTCCGCTCGACGAGGCGGCGCAGGCCCGAGGGATCGAAATCGAATTGCTCCACGGGGCGCTGTTGGAGCTTGACGGCACCGCAGACGCGTCTGCGATACCGGACGGCACGGCGGAGCTGACCGACCATATCGTCGCGCGTTATCACGAGGTCCACCGGCGTCAGGTTCCGGAGTTGATCATGCTGTCGCGCAGGGTCGAGCAGGTGCATGCCGGAAAGCCGGGAGTTCCGGCGGGGTTGGCTGACGTCCTCCAGCACGCCCTCGGCGAATTGGAAGTGCATATGAGGAAGGAGGAGCTGATCCTCTTTCCGGCCATGCGCCGGCAAGGCGCCGGACCGCTGGACGGCCCCATCGCACAAATGCGCGAGGATCATGTCGATCATGGCGCATTGCTGGAGCGCATGGCCGAACTGACCGGCGACTTCACGGTGCCGGAGGGCGGCTGCGGTACCTGGCGTGCGCTGTATGCCGGGGCGATGCAGTTCAGGGACGATCTGATCGAGCACATCCACATCGAGAACAATATCCTGTTTCCACGCTTCGAGAGCCGCGCGGCCTCGTAA
- a CDS encoding DUF378 domain-containing protein, with protein MVGLFGFDLVAALFAEMSILSRIVYAIVGASALWQLIPLLQGERRLAKNLVI; from the coding sequence CTGGTTGGGCTGTTCGGATTCGACTTGGTCGCGGCTCTCTTTGCCGAAATGTCGATATTGAGCCGGATCGTCTATGCGATTGTCGGAGCCTCGGCGCTTTGGCAGCTTATTCCGCTACTCCAAGGCGAGAGGCGCCTGGCGAAAAACCTAGTCATATAG
- a CDS encoding c-type cytochrome has product MKPASLFCFPLLLAACQPLPSVEPAPSATAVEGGAFAEASCAECHAVGRYGISRISNAPPFPVIVNQEGVTAETLSYWLEGAHNYPREMDFYLREREVDGLVAYMLTLQDPNFRRPPD; this is encoded by the coding sequence TTGAAGCCAGCGAGCCTGTTTTGCTTCCCGCTGCTATTGGCAGCTTGCCAACCGCTTCCCTCAGTGGAGCCGGCGCCATCGGCGACGGCCGTAGAAGGCGGGGCATTTGCTGAGGCATCATGCGCGGAATGCCATGCCGTCGGTCGCTACGGCATATCGCGGATTTCGAACGCACCTCCTTTTCCGGTCATCGTCAATCAGGAAGGCGTCACAGCGGAGACGCTCTCCTATTGGCTGGAGGGTGCGCACAACTATCCGCGAGAGATGGACTTCTATTTGCGGGAGCGGGAAGTCGATGGGCTTGTGGCCTACATGCTTACCCTCCAGGACCCGAATTTCCGCCGCCCGCCCGATTAA
- a CDS encoding YeeE/YedE family protein, with the protein METMTPLMAIGGGLLIGTAAALLLLLTGRIAGVSGMVATATRMGAGGTPWSQATAFLVGLPIGAALIALAVRTPEVIVTSSVPLLIVAGLLVGFGTRLGNGCTSGHGVCGMARLSPRSIAATATFMASAAATVFILRHVIGG; encoded by the coding sequence ATGGAAACGATGACGCCATTGATGGCGATTGGCGGCGGCTTGCTGATCGGCACCGCCGCCGCGCTCCTCCTGCTCCTGACCGGCCGCATTGCCGGCGTCAGCGGAATGGTGGCCACCGCAACGAGGATGGGTGCCGGTGGCACTCCCTGGTCGCAAGCGACGGCCTTTCTCGTCGGCCTGCCGATCGGCGCTGCCTTGATCGCGCTGGCAGTACGGACGCCGGAGGTGATTGTCACCTCGTCGGTGCCGCTGCTGATCGTCGCGGGCCTCCTGGTCGGCTTCGGAACCCGGCTCGGCAACGGCTGCACCAGCGGTCACGGGGTCTGCGGAATGGCGCGGCTGTCGCCTCGATCGATCGCCGCCACGGCGACATTCATGGCGAGCGCCGCCGCCACCGTGTTCATCCTGCGCCACGTGATCGGAGGCTGA
- a CDS encoding YitT family protein gives MTVEQSVQTASLRHTLFEDIYAVLTGCILAVLGLLMLQAAGLVTGGMAGLALLLSYLLPMSVGVLFALLNIPFLGLGGRSMGKAFVVKAVAANLLIMVLAIAAPLGFRIGEVNGLFAALVGGTMIGVGLLLLARHQVGIGGLGILALVLHKAFGWNAGRTMMIGDALILCASAPVLHMGTQQFAYSVVSAVAAAGVLIVFHKPGRYTGH, from the coding sequence ATGACTGTAGAGCAATCCGTTCAGACGGCGTCCCTCCGACACACGTTGTTTGAAGACATATATGCCGTTCTGACCGGCTGCATCCTGGCCGTATTGGGGCTCCTCATGCTCCAGGCCGCAGGGCTGGTGACGGGAGGCATGGCGGGGCTCGCGCTCCTGCTATCCTATCTCCTCCCCATGTCGGTCGGCGTCCTGTTCGCCCTGCTGAACATCCCCTTTCTGGGGCTTGGAGGCAGGTCGATGGGCAAGGCCTTCGTCGTTAAGGCGGTCGCGGCCAATCTCCTGATCATGGTCCTGGCGATCGCGGCGCCACTCGGGTTCCGGATCGGCGAAGTGAATGGACTTTTCGCCGCGCTCGTCGGCGGGACGATGATTGGCGTAGGACTCCTGCTGCTGGCGCGCCATCAGGTCGGCATTGGCGGACTGGGAATCCTTGCGCTCGTTCTGCACAAAGCGTTCGGCTGGAACGCGGGTCGAACGATGATGATCGGAGATGCTCTGATTCTCTGCGCCTCGGCGCCCGTGTTGCACATGGGGACGCAACAGTTCGCCTACTCCGTGGTGAGCGCCGTCGCGGCGGCCGGCGTCCTGATCGTCTTCCACAAACCCGGCCGCTACACGGGCCATTGA